The genomic segment ccggggtcttctgcattgcaggcagacttttaccaactgagctatgagggaaatatatacttgatatttcttttttttttttttggttttgctgtAAGCACTAGCTCTTGACCTGTTAGAGACAAAGCTAGGTTTCTGTCCTGTGATTCAGCTCAAGTACATTTCCAAACTCACAGAGTCACTTAGGAGTGTTTGCTGGGGCTGTCAGGTGAGGTGCACATGTGAAttagtatatacatttttaacagGGGTGGCTCATGTAGTGTATGCAAACCCATCACAGTTAAGGCTAATTTATTGattgaattataaaaataagtctCTTCTTCAAACCAGCAGTACAGAGtctaatatgttcttttttttccctacgGAGTAAAGAAGAGAGGGCTTCCTAgctggtgctagtgataaagaatctgcctgccaatgcaggagatgtaggttcgatccctgggttgggaagatcccctggagaaggaaatggcaacccactccagtattctggtctggagaaacccatgggcagaggagcctggcaggctatagtccatggggttgaaagagtcagacatgactgagcacatgtgcgcgctgtgtgctaagtcacttcagtcgtgtctgactctttgtgaccctatggactgtagcctgccagggctacatggaatgggttgccatgcccttctgcagggggtcttcctgacccagggattgaacctaagtctcttatgtctcctgcattggcagatgggttctttaccactagtgccacctggaaacaTTGTAACATATAAAGAAGCTAAGAATTACAGGCATATTCAGATACAAACAAACATGATTAGTTGTGGacttattttattgaataaacagATTCAGTGCCCCCCTAAGGATCTTGATATGGTCAGCCAGCTCCAGTAGGAATTAATAGGCACACAGAAAAGTGTTATTTTTCTTAACTGTTGTACTAAAAATTTTCTTTACATATAATGTTGAAAAATTATCAGCCTAAAACtgcaatttttaaagtctatttataGTTACTCTTTTTCTAAAAGTATCATCtactctatttaaaaattaacttgaggttaatttgcattaatatatttttattaatacactgtattctctgagttctctgacaTTGGAATGgctgcagtgtttttttttttaatcaaactaaGAAGTGATAGGAAACTGTTGAGTATGTAATGTGAATGCCTAGGGAGATTGTGAAAGTGTCGGCTATGTCCCGGTGAGCACTTCTGGAAGCCTTGGTCATTGCTGGAAGTCTGGAGTGCTCTGAACATGAACAAGACTTCCAGCTCCTCATGACACTTTTACCACTTCTGGAACTTTAGCTACTGTTGTTTCCTCTCGGTTTTGGTCTGAACTTCCCCTGGGTTTTCTCGCTCTATGAATGAAGCCAGGGCAATGTCCATTCCAAGGTACTCAGCCAAGGCCATCAACATGTTTGGAGATATTACTctagaaaaaagcagagaaaaaaaattcagaatgctTTAGAAGGAGTCTAAAGAGAcatcatcagggaattccctggtggtacaatggttAGGGCTCTGGGCTTCTGctgtaggaggcctgggttccatccctggcggggaaactaagatcccgcataacacacagcacagccaaacaaataaataaataaacaaaagagaaatatctTTGTAAAGATTACGTGTGAGTTCTCACGCCTCACACTATGTGGGTGTCACTGCTGAAAGGGACGAACGCGGAAATGTTGCATTATGGGAACTGAATGCTGTCTACAGAGCTTTGAACAGTCCCAGTGCTCAGGCCACAAAGTGTGTGttggttgttcagtcgtgtccagctctttgtgacctcttgaaCTGGAGCCTGAgggttcctctatccatagaattctccagcaagaatactgggagtgggttgcatacccttcttcaggagatcatcctgacctagggattgaacctgggtctcctgcattgcaggcagattctttaccatctgagccaccacggaagtcccatTAGCTGTTTAATCCTGCAAAAATGACTTActctctttaagcctcagttacTCCAAGTGTGATAAACCGCGCAAGGCTGTCATGCAGAGTACGGCCCAGGTAGACACTTCATGAAACTTACACATTGTTCTCTGTTCTTTTCAGAGAAGATAGTGGGCCTGGCCTAAATGCACTCACAAGACTCTGGAACTTTCAGCATGAAGTTGCAGGTCTTCTTTCACCAGAGGAAGTGAGGAACTTGCCAAAAATCCTTAATATTTTTCTGGCAGTGCACTCGGGTTTATTGGtcctttgttttcaaaatagaattttatgTCAGCTGAACTGATAGAATTCACCTCCTGTAATTGGggtttctatttgtttttcttgaagttaataatttttattctctaagagggtttcccaggtggcgctagtggtaaagaatccacctgccagtgcagacataagagatgtgtgtttggtccctgggtcaggaagattcccctggagaagggaatggcaactcaccccagaattcttgcctggaaaatcccgtggacagaggagactggcaggctatatcTGTGTGGTtataaacagtcagacatgactggagcaacttagcacttAGCACTCTGTAAGAACCAATAGCTTCTGAATTTTCTCAATGTCTGGAATAACTAAGCACAGCTAGAAATAGTCCAATAAATTGCCCTGGCATTATTTAGATATTCTTCTTCTTCAACCTTAAGATATGAGGTTGCTTTCTGGTAAAAGAGGTAGCAATGATGAGAGCAATTTGTTCACAAACAACCAAAATGATAGAGAAGTCGTTATTCACTTACTGTTTCAGTAACAATGCAATGTGAAAGAATCTGGGTAATATCAAGTACAACTGCTCCtctaaaatagcatttaaaatattttgggcAGCATACTCCTGTTTCAGCATGGGCAACAAAAGTGGATACCTggaataaaaaaatcacaaaaagttATATTGTTAAAGTGGAATTTTTTTGCTGCCATGGTGAGCACTAATCATTAAATTTTAGATATCAAGTCATCAACATATGTCTATAATATGCAAATCATGTGTAAATATTAGAAAAAGCCTTGTGTTTTCTCTCGTGATCATATTGGGACCAGTGCTAACACATTtccagcttccccagtggctcagtggcaaagagtctgccagcaatgcaggagccccaggagatgtgtgttcaattcctgggtgtcaaagatcccctggataaggaaatggccactcattacagtatccttgcctaggagATGTAATGGATGGAgcagcccagtgggctgcagtctgtggggtcacaagagtcagatatgacttagcgagcAAACAAAAGCTAACGTATTTCATTTCCTGGAGTGAATTCCTGGCATTTATTGATTTTCTCCTCTGTGATGGTCTAGATCTATGGAAGGAAGtgctttgagattttttttcttttctctctttcagcCCAAACATCAGATATTTGTATACTATTAAGAAGTGGAACTGCAAAATTATTTCACTGAAAGGAAAGAGCTCCTGAGCATGTATAATGTGGCTTTATTTTAAGCACACTATTGTTACTACAGTAAGCAAACTCAGATGTTTGCAAAATCAATTGGAGTTGAAATGGGATGAACATGTAATGAAGCTCCCATTAGACATTACTTtgacattttatacttttatattatgCTTCTGTGTTTCTTGAACCACACCTCctcaaaaattctatttttttgtgtgtgtgttcaatcacttagttgtgtctaactctttgcaactccattggctgtagcctggcaggctcctctgtccatgagattttccaggcaagaatactggaatggttagtcatttatatgtaaattaatgtttttcattaaatttggGAGGTTTTCAGCCATCCAtttctttaaatgctttttttgttttttccccttatttctttGTTATTCTCCTTCTGCGTATGTTGATGTGATTAAAGGTATCCCAGCTTTCTCTGAGgatctgttcctttttttccatttatgttcTCTCTTCCTTCTGGTTGCATATTCTCTGTTCATTTGTCttgaggttcattttttttttctttttctgccagcCCAAATATACTGTTGAGCTGCTCTAGTGCATCTTCCCTTTCATTTACTCTTCTTTTCCAATCCCAAATTTAtatttgcttcttaaaaaaatctgtatttatttattaatatttgatgaAACATCTCCATTCTAAAAATATGGATTTCTTTAGCTCTTTGAATGGATTTAAAATAGCTGCTTTGAAGTTTGTCTGCTAAGTCCAGCATCGGGGTCCTTTTCAAAGCAATTTCCATTGCCTATGGGTTTTTCTCATGTATGGGTCacacttttctgtgtattttgtatatcatactttttattaaaaactgaacattttagATGATATATGGTAGCAACTCTGGATAACTGTCCTCTGCgactgtttgcttgtttatttcctCAGTCACTTGGCTGAAACTAGTTCCATAAGGTCTATCTCTCCTCCAAGGCTTCTGATGTCATTCCTTGAAGGACTCCATCCGGGGAATCTGTGGTTTTAACCGGGCAATCTTTGACCGCCTCTTTCTCTTAAGGCTCTAGCTGGTCTGTCTCTATCTGTATCGTTATCTACCTCTTATGCTGTAGTTTGCTAGCTGgtggtactatttttttttttttttttgaagatgctCTGATTTATGGTTTTATCCAAtggcagagggagagagatgtCAGTCTTTGCTGCTGACTGTGACCTTGTCTGTCAGAACCTCTGTTATGAAGCAGGAGTTGGGTGATGAGAAAATGACTCCTCACTGGAGTTCTCACCTTAGCTATCAAACAGAGTCTGGGGGAATGGTGGGAAGTAATGCTGCCCCCCAGCTGCTGTTACCAGCCTGTATGGATCTTCCAGCACCCAGACCTGGGGCTTGGGGTCTGCTGATTTTTACTGTCCGGTAAGTCTACCACACATAGGTCTTTTGCCACATGACTCTTGCTCCAGCAACAAAGAGCTGTGGAAAGCAGGATTGCTTTCTTCAACAACAGCCTCTCCCCAGGTCTTCCCTGTCGTGGAGGTGGAGGAATAAACACTGTCTGACTGAGTCTATCCTTTCATTATAGGCCTTCCACGGAAATTGGGATCTTTCAGTATTCACCTGCTGCCAAACCACCCAGAGGGGTTCTCCCTCTCCGgggactggtgtgtgtgtgtgcatgctgcatgcttagttgctttttgtgaccctgcagactgtagccctccaggttcctcgtccatgggattctccaggcaagaacactggagtgggttgcacttcctcctccaaaggatcttccctacccagggatcaaactcaagtctcctgtggctctggcattggcaggcgggttccttaccaccgAGCTGCCTGGTAAGCCCCTCCAGAGACTGGGGGACATGGGAATTACCACTGGTTTGCCAAGCCCCTGAAACAGTTGTTCTGCAAGGCAGAGCTGTTGCCTGGAGGATGAGTGTTGTTCCTGGTTCCAATGCCAAGGCCTCTCAGAGTTCTTACCGAATTTCTGTAggttttgttaaataaatacttCTCAATGGGTTGCCTGCTCTTTGGTCAGTCTccaaagattttaaataattgtCTTTGCTAATTTTGACTTGCATGGTAGATGTTTCTTTGTGAGAGTATTTTCCCTGCTGTCCTGTCAACTCCATCACCTGTTTTgacacttttaattttatgatttccCTAGACTCTAAATAGCCTCATTGATTTTTAGACAGGCTTTTTGTTGGCTGTCTCTCTTTCCTACAGATATAGCTGATTCATAGCATTTGGTTCCTGTCAAGCACCTTTTTAGCTATTGTAATGACTACACTGGCCCAGACCATGTctatatttcttaatatattctaCTGACTGGCTCCTTTGTATAAAAGTCTTCGTATTTCACTTGTTTCTTCCTTGGTCTATTCTACCAAATATAAACCTATATCATCCTCCAATATTCCCCCACATATATTATTCAatctttcaaaacattttatcttttggctgatttttacttcagtattctttttagaaaagaaattatcTTCTTAACACAACAATGCTAAAGATTTTAATAACTTCTCACTACCAACTTTCCTGTTATATTGTAATATTCTGATTAGCAATTTAGGTTTACGTTTTCACAATAATTTACCATTATTATCCTTAAATGGAGTAAACTCATTAATTTAATGCAGGTTGAATGTTTTCTTTGACTAACTCAGGCATTCAACCGAtgtcttttgttttacttttcatatttcaAAACTTCAAAATGAAAGATGATAATTATCTATATTGGAAGATTATCGTAAGAGCGAAGATTACTGTAAGATTTCACTTACTTGGTTGAACACCCCTCAAACATTCCAGTTTTGATAAAATATGGGCAAACAATGGTGGTTTTAATATTAGTTTTTTGTAATAGTCTTAATTCAAAGTGGAGAGACTCCGCAAAGCCACAAGCTGCAAACTTGCTGGCACAGTAATCTGAAACAGAGTGAGGAGCTGTTAGCAGCAGACTTTGACAAGTTAATTCAtggaattattttgaaaatggaaactcccttccctttctttgGCTTATTCTGGgggcaaagtgaaagtgttagtcactcagttgtgtcctaatctttgccaccctatggactgtagcctgccaggctgctctgtccatgggattctccatgcaagaatactggagtgggttgccatgccctcctccagcggatctttctgacccaggtatcaaacctgagtctcttacattgacaggcagattctttaccatctaagctaccagggaaagcATCACTGTTACAGTCAATTTTGGGTGGCCACTCCAGTCCTAATAGCTCTATATAGCATaccaacaacaaaatgaaaatgatttcaaTTTCTCTTAACCTAAGAAGACTACAAAGCCAattggttctttttttctctttgtgttattttttattaagaagacagtgattttattattttaaaatatatgtatttggctgccccaggtcccAATTACATCATGTAGGATCTTTTCttgtggactctctagttgtagtgcatgggcttagctgctccgtggcatgtgggatcttagttccctgaccagggatctaactcacatTCCCTGAATtgcaaggaagattcttaaccactgcaccaccagggaagtcccaccgtTATTTTTTATAGAGGAGGGGAGCAGCAACATGAATGGCCCTACAGATGgtcgtactaagtgaagtaagccagacagagaaagactagtACCATACGATATCATTTATGTATGGGATTCAAATTTAGGAAATGGGAAGGAATCCTAGCGTTACAAACAGAGCCAAAGGTACTAGAGACTTCCCCTTGGTGAAGAAGAGTTCTCCATGCCTTGGAAGGGTCCTGACTTCTGCGTGCTGTGAGCTGGAGATACAAAGTCACGGGTGGAGCACTCACCTGACAGACCGTTGATCCCGGTCACTCCTGCTACACTTGAAATGCAGACTAAGTGACCATGGTTAGCTTCAAGCATGGCAGGAAGGAAGGCCTTACAAGTCTGGAAGATACAAACACACTGTGTCAATATTTATTACTCATTCTTTCTGCTCAAGATGTGATCAACCTTCAGGCtcacttaataaacatttatttaacacCTGGTGtttgcatgtctgactctttgcagccccatggactgcagcctgccaggctcctctgtccatgggatttcccaggcaggaacagtggaatgggttgccatttcctttctccaggggatcttcctgacccagggatccaactggcatctcttatgttgctaccatttttctgtttccagttgaaaataatgttttcctCACAGGGGAAAGGGTGACTGGATATTTCAAGGGTCTGTTTGTGTTTCTAGCCCTGTGTGTCAGTGGAGGGCTTTTTAAAGACATTCTAGAagttaaatttatattataaagaCATTATTTGTTCTGGATGTACAGATTCCCACCAttatagagaaaagaaaggaatgcaaGTGTGTGTTGAGGAAGCATTTAGTCATCAAAAACACATCAATGAAACTTTGGGAATATCATTTTAACCAGagacatacatacaaatacaggTTTACCTGTATGTACAATCAAGGTAACTCTGTGAAATAATGACATGTATTTGATAAATaggtatatttataaaataggtaTATTTGATAAATAGGTATATCTATTTTCCCTGATTTGATCACATGCGGGGTGTAATACAAACAAGTGTCAGATTtgcttgtctttattttattgtatttgttgtAAGATTCCATTTTTCTTATGCAAAAAGTTTCTTATGACTGAACTTCCTAAATGTTTTCCCCCTGGTTATAGATTAGATCAGTTATCACTATTTCCATAAAATAGCTCAGGTTATGAAGACAGCAAGTACATGTTCAGTTGAATTGCAACAAATGATGACTctattgttaaaataaaaaaagaactagtGTTTTTTAACTTTGGACAGGTTTGCCAATTACTTGGACTTTGTTTCTCCACCTGCATTGccttttgcaatttttaaaaattaccttttggACAACCTTTTAATATCAACAGTAACTGTGTTACTCTGTAATGTCAACTTAAAAGACTTCAAGACTTTAGAAGACTATTCAGTTGGGTCAATTTACAGGAAATATTTGGCTccccataaaattttaaaagaagttcaaAGTCATACAGAAAAGCATGGAGGCACCCAGCAGGCTGTGGTGTGGACAAGGAATGTTGCCTGCCACCCTTGGACAtcaaagagatcaagccagttaatCCGAAATGAAATcgaacctaaatattcattggaaggattgatgttgctgctgaagctccaatactttgaccacctgatgcagagaatggacttattggaaaagaccttgttgctgggaaagattgaaggcaggaggaggaggaggtgacagaggatgagatggttggatggcgtcaccaactcagtggacatgagtttgagcaagctgcgggagatggtgaggtacagggaagcctggcatgctgtagtccatggggtcgcagagagtcggacatgactcagcaactgaacaagaataCCAGCAAACAAAGGATGTTTTGGCCATCAAGCCCATAGCCACCTCTGCCTCCAACTTTGGATAGTCCAAGAGTTCTGCTTAGTCTATCAATGGgatatcaacagataaatggttGACTAGTTGTTTATAGaatttggacttcccttgtggctcagctggtcaagaatctgccggcaatgctggagatctgggtttgatccctgggttgggaagatcccctggagaagggaaaggctatccactccagtattctgacctggagaattccatggactacagtccatggggtcaaaaagagttggacatgactgagttactttcACTTATAGAACTACATGAAATTCTCATATTcaccaacaaaacaaaatgaaaaagaaagaagatttaCCCAGAAGTGAGACATGGCGTTGATAAGAAATGATCTTTCCACCATGTGGTCTGGAGTTTTGAGGAACTCTCTTCCCGTCACGACCCCTGCATTGTTAATAAGGATAGTCACATTGCCCACTTCCTTCTTAACCTGTGCAGAAGTGAGGCAAATAATTCATTTATGTTAGGTTACTTATTTTTCcatgccattattattattattatttttactttattcagaTAGTTTCTTTAAGCTTAGTTAGTTTATCTCTCTCATAGAAATTCAGCAAGTTTAAAGTAGCTTTATGATTGATTGTGTAAAAAAAACCACATTGATTTGccagtttttctttgtgtgtgcagAGATGACCGGGTGTTGCAGTGTATTTTCTCTGCCTCCTATTTTTGTCATGTTACTCTCCCTTTTTGCCAGAGGTGAACGCCGGGGGTACTGCAGAGTGCTGTCTCTGTTTCCCTGTGTGGCTTTCAATGTCTCCCTTTGGATGGTGGTTGTATCTCTCTTCAACCCGGTGTGTGTGGCAGTTACTTCTGTAGGTGCCGTCTTCCTGACTCCTCTGTGACCAGGTGCAAGAGCTCATCCCACCCCTGTGGGATCACAGGTATCTGTGGGCCTGTGACCTCTGTCAAAAAGACCTCCCCAGGTCTAATTATTGCCTGTGCCCAGTTATTTCCCTGAGTTTCCAGCTGTGCTACCCCTGCTGTGTCCTGAGGGTCTTCCTTCACCCTTCCTTCTGAATTGCTTACCTCATCTGCTTATGGAACCCACTACCACCAGCTCTACTCGGAGGAAGCTGGGCTCCAGGAAACACTGCAGTGACCTTGATAAAGCTGGCCTGGGGCAAAACATGATGTAAAGCATGATGCATGTTCAAACGACGATTTGAAGATGTATTTGCCCTCAACTGTATCTTTGGTGCTGTCACgacaatctgttcttttttccgAACAGGAAGCACTACTGCCTTGACTTGGTTGTCCTGGCCCCACCTACTGCTCTGTGTTGAGGCTTCCAGATCACATGGTGGGGAGATATTAGGAAAAAACCACTCCTGATGTCATCAAGTTGAACAGGTTCTGAAGGGAAGGGTTATTGTTGCTGCACCAATGTTGGGCAGAGTGATTGGGCCCCTCTGCTTTGGAGAGGGGCAGTACAGGGGCAAACACCCAAGAGATGTGAGCTTTTGGCTTGACGAGGGAGCCCGTGTGAGCAAGTGCTTGATATTAGACCAACTTGGGGAGGAACTTGGGCCTCTGGAGGATGGGAAATCTTTGGCGTAAGgcattcttaaatatttaagaaaaacctAACGGTCACCATCATCCTGTCCAAGAAGATCCCTCAGTCTTAGGGACCCAGGGCTAAGAGGAACTTTATCTAGGTAATAGGATTTAATTTTCACTGCGAGTTTAGGAAAGCATTCTGATCccagtttatagatgaggaaacagaggttctCAGAAGTTAAGATTTTGCCAAAGGATAGCTTTTGGCTTTCGAGAAGAATCACAGTGATTCTCACTCAGTTTGGACAcacatacaagaaaataaaagctcttTTTATCTAGATTTACTTCTCTGTGGCCAAGATGATTACTTCTGTAACAAACAAATCTCACGTATGTGAACGTGCACACAGAcatactaataaatataaatacttgATTGGACCTGGACATTTGGGAATAAAGCATGAGGCTGTTTATTCTAACAAAAACAATTCATTTGTGTACTGGGTTTCTGTGGTGGAGATGAGAAAGTTACCTCAGTCAGATTTTGGGAAATTAATTACTGAgccctttattaaaaaaaatttaatattatcattgtttttttggctatgccccatggcatatgggatcttggctccctgaccagggatcaaacccaagccccctacagtggaagcctggagtcttaaccactgacttcTAGGGAACTCCCATTACTGAGCCCTTTAGAATGCTGTTATTGAAGTTTCCTATGAATTTCAGGGGTCTGGATAATGTCCATGGCTTGTTGACATTCTGGTAGATTAAGTCTAACAGTAGTATTAATATTTGGGTTTCTTGGGAGTTgataaataactgaaattataCAGAAGAGTTGATATTAATAAAATGGTTGGCTTAGAAGAATTCTATTTATAGGactgtgagaaaagaaaagtCTAAGATACATTCAAATGGTGAAAAGATAATTTTTGATTAAAGTTTTTGGCCTCATTTTCTACTAGACAGCAAGGAAATTTTAAACAAGAGAGAAAGATTCATTGGGGGTGATGGAAATTACAGTGCTTTTGATAGAAGGAAGAGGACTATGAGGGTGTCTTTACTGCTGACACATTGGTGGGTCACTGCTGGGGATGTGGTAGGGGTCTTGATTCCAGGCGGAGGGAACCCCAGTTCTACTTTGTTACTAATTTGCTCTATGCCTTGGCTTCCTGTCATCAGTAGAGCGGA from the Cervus canadensis isolate Bull #8, Minnesota chromosome 12, ASM1932006v1, whole genome shotgun sequence genome contains:
- the LOC122451359 gene encoding short-chain dehydrogenase/reductase family 16C member 6, which encodes MNVFLDTSIFLGKFLYYFLESLFYKIISKKKKDVTGEIVLITGAASGLGRLLAIKFARLGAILVLWDINEEGNMETCRMIKEKQDAKAFAYTCDCSNRQDVYRAADQVKKEVGNVTILINNAGVVTGREFLKTPDHMVERSFLINAMSHFWTCKAFLPAMLEANHGHLVCISSVAGVTGINGLSDYCASKFAACGFAESLHFELRLLQKTNIKTTIVCPYFIKTGMFEGCSTKYPLLLPMLKQEYAAQNILNAILEEQLYLILPRFFHIALLLKQVISPNMLMALAEYLGMDIALASFIERENPGEVQTKTERKQQ